The genomic region CCCGCGACGAAGACCACATCTCTTTCTTTTTCCAGAACAATATCGTTTATTTTAACCGTGGCAAGCTACTGGGAAGTACCTGGAAAAACGGCAATTATGTCATGGATAACAATTGCTATTGGAATGCCGCTGATCATGAAATACTTTTTGCCGGAAAAACTTTTCAACAATGGCAAGAGTCCGGCTATGATCAACATTCTGTTATTGATAATCCCGGCTTTGCCGATATTGAGAACAGGGATTTCACGCTGTCACCCGATTCCCCGGCAATCAAAGTCGGATTCCAAGAAATTGACCTTTCCAATGTCGGCGTCTACGGTGATGGTAATTGGATTGCTCTAGCGAAAAATTTGCCGCGTATCCCTGCGCCGCCCAAAGATGAATAACCTCGAAATCACACATCGTCTTTTTTAGGAACAGGCGGAACGCTTTCGTGTCCAATACCAATAAAAAGGCCAACCCGTAAAGATTAAAACAAGGCCGATGATGGCTTCACGGGGTTGCTGTATGATTGTGATAATGACGAGAACAAAACAGAACAAGGAAAAAATACCGGGCACAAAAGGATATCCGTGCACGCGATACGGGCGGTGAGCATCTTTCATAGTCCGGCGTAATATGAAGACGCCGAAGGCGCTGGCTCCGTAGAAAATGAAAGAGGCAAAGATTACCGTATCCGTCAATTGGTCAAAAGTACCCGACAATACCAGACACGACGCCCAGACACCCTGCATCAACAGCGCCGTAGACGGGGTATGGTATTTGGGGTGACAGCGGGCGGCAGCCTTAAAGAAAAGACCATCATGGGCCATGGCAAAATACATGCGTGACGGAGTCATCATCTGACAGTTCATCGCGCCGAAAGTCGACAACATAATGAGAATAGCCACACCCTGGGCAGCGCGATACCCATAGGCCTTACGCATAACCTCCACAGCGGCAATACTGTTCTCAGATGCGGTCAGCGCTTTTAACTCCTCAACAGGCATCACATACAAATAGACAAAGTTGATCACCATATAAATGCCGACAATGCTGCCCACACCGATGACCAATGCCAAGGGGATATTCCGTTTCGGATTGTGCACTTCACCGCCCAGGCTAATAGCATTGTTCCAGCCGTCATAAGCCCAAAAGGCACCCAGCATCGCAGCAAACATAGCGCCGAATAAACCAAGCTCCCCATATTGTGAGCCGCTCGATTCCACGTGCGTGAAATGATTGAGAGAGCCGTCCCCCCAAGCTAAGCCTAGGACAATGATAAGGGCAATACCTAGCAGTTTAAGAAGGGTGGAGATATTCGCGATGATCCCTCCAAAGATTACACCGAAATAATTCGCCATGGTAATGGACAAGAGAGTCCCCATGGTAAACACCTTGACGCCGAAATTCTCAAAGGGGAAGAACACGCCAAAGAGTGAGAGCTGTTCCCATTCCAGCCCCAAGCGAGGCAGCGGAAACAGATTGTTTACGGATTGACCAAAGACGTAAGCGACTGATGCAATAGAAGCGGATTGAAGAACCGAAAAACTGGACCAACAAAAGAGAAAGGCAAAAGCCCGGCCGTACATCTTTTTAAAGAATCCGTAGAACCCCCCCGGCCCGGCGATTAAACCGGCAACCTCTGCATTAGACAGCGCGCCGAAGAGGGAGATCGTTCCGGCAATGAGCCAACATAACAGGAGCAGTTTTGCGGAGGGCAGACTCGCGGCCATAGGCGCGGCTTTTTTGAATATGCCGGATCCGATCATGTTGCCCATGATCACCATGGTCGCGGTCATGAGTCCCAATTTGGGAATGAGTCCACCACGCCACAGCGCTTCCTCATCACTCTTTTTTAGTTTATGATCTTCTGTCATGAATTACTCGCACCAGATTAAGCTTCCAGAATAAACAGTACTCCACCTATTCCGTACAAGGAACAACATTCTATCCCCTCCCCCACCAAACAGCCACAATGATAGTCAAACGGAGCTGATTGAATCCACACATCTCCAAAATGTAATTGACTGTTCTGTTATTGTTAGGCTATGATTCGCTTAACAATGTGACTTTACACGCATCTTAAACTTACAGATTAGGACAGCCTATGTTGAAAGACAACTCGCAACAACAAGATATTTATAAATTCATGCAAAAGCTGAAACCTTTTCAACGAGGATCGCTACGCTGGGTTCGGGAAGAGATTTGGGAACGATATTCAGAAAGAAAAGATTACCGCAGAAATCCCAATAAACAACACCATCCGGGCTGTGTAATAAACACGCCTACCTTTCAAAATCCGGCAATCGTTTTTATTCACGGGCATTCCAAAGCCTCTCATCCTTTACGCTATGAACTTTCTGTCAAAGATATTACCGAGCCGGGAAGAACTAGTTACTTTTCTGTGCATCGTCGTTATCCGGTTCCGCCTAGTGTGGCTTGGGCACGGGCAAATGTGTCAGAAGATTATTTATACAAAACGATGTTGGATAAAAAAGAACTGAAGAAACTTAAAACCTTAGAAACACTCTACAACAACGAGGGGAGGGCTAAGCAGTCCAAGCGGTCAAAGCGTCTATTTAAAACAAGCAGTAACAGTTCCTTACCTATTAACACCAAGGCAAACAATCCAAATGCAGGAGTAAAAGATAAATGAAACGTGAGTTTTTGGATCTATTAAAATTAATTCTTTCTGCATTTGACAATAAGGCCTCCCTTCCAACTTCTGAATATAAACTTTTTCAAAGACTATTTCCTTTATTTCTTAAACTTAGCGCTCAACAAGAAAAGATCCTTGGAAAGGAGAGAATATC from Candidatus Hydrogenedentota bacterium harbors:
- a CDS encoding amino acid permease, whose amino-acid sequence is MTEDHKLKKSDEEALWRGGLIPKLGLMTATMVIMGNMIGSGIFKKAAPMAASLPSAKLLLLCWLIAGTISLFGALSNAEVAGLIAGPGGFYGFFKKMYGRAFAFLFCWSSFSVLQSASIASVAYVFGQSVNNLFPLPRLGLEWEQLSLFGVFFPFENFGVKVFTMGTLLSITMANYFGVIFGGIIANISTLLKLLGIALIIVLGLAWGDGSLNHFTHVESSGSQYGELGLFGAMFAAMLGAFWAYDGWNNAISLGGEVHNPKRNIPLALVIGVGSIVGIYMVINFVYLYVMPVEELKALTASENSIAAVEVMRKAYGYRAAQGVAILIMLSTFGAMNCQMMTPSRMYFAMAHDGLFFKAAARCHPKYHTPSTALLMQGVWASCLVLSGTFDQLTDTVIFASFIFYGASAFGVFILRRTMKDAHRPYRVHGYPFVPGIFSLFCFVLVIITIIQQPREAIIGLVLIFTGWPFYWYWTRKRSACS